Proteins found in one Triticum urartu cultivar G1812 chromosome 4, Tu2.1, whole genome shotgun sequence genomic segment:
- the LOC125553006 gene encoding probable inorganic phosphate transporter 1-8, which yields MARSEQQGLQVLSALDAAKTQWYHFTAIVVAGMGFFTDAYDLFCISLVTKLLGRIYYTDLSKPDPGTLPPGVAAAVNGVAFCGTLAGQLFFGWLGDKMGRKSVYGMTLILMVICSIGSGLSFAHTPKSVMATLCFFRFWLGFGIGGDYPLSATIMSEYANKKTRGAFIAAVFAMQGFGILAGGIVTLIISSAFRAGFHEPAYQDDRVASTGTEADFVWRIILMLGALPALLTYYWRMKMPETARYTALVAKNAKLAAADMSKVLQVELEDETEKMDEMVSRGANDFGLFSPQFARRHGLHLVGTATTWFLLDIAFYSQNLFQKDIFTSINWIPKARTMSALDEVFRISRAQTLIALCGTVPGYWFTVFLIDVVGRFAIQLMGFFMMTVFMLGLAVPYHHWTTPGNQIGFVVMYAFTFFFANFGPNATTFVVPAEIFPARLRSTCHGISAAAGKAGAMIGAFGFLYAAQDPHKPDAGYRPGIGVRNSLFVLAGVNLLGFMFTFLVPEANGKSLEEMSGEAQDNEDQARAAAVQPSMA from the coding sequence ATGGCGCGGTCGGAGCAGCAGGGGCTGCAGGTGCTGAGCGCGCTGGACGCGGCCAAGACGCAGTGGTACCACTTCACGGCCATCGTCGTCGCCGGCATGGGCTTCTTCACCGACGCCTACGACCTCTTCTGCATCTCCCTCGTCACCAAGCTCCTCGGCCGCATCTACTACACCGACCTCTCCAAGCCCGACCCCGGCACGCTGCCCCccggcgtcgccgccgccgtcaacggCGTCGCCTTCTGCGGCACGCTCGCCGGCCAGCTCTTCTTCGGCTGGCTCGGCGACAAGATGGGCCGCAAGAGCGTCTACGGCATGACGCTGATTCTCATGGTCATCTGCTCCATCGGCTCGGGGCTCTCCTTCGCGCACACCCCCAAGAGCGTCATGGCCACGCTCTGCTTCTTCCGCTTCTGGCTCGGCTTCGGCATCGGCGGCGACTACCCGCTCTCCGCCACCATCATGTCCGAGTACGCCAACAAGAAGACCCGCGGCGCCTTCATCGCCGCTGTCTTCGCCATGCAGGGCTTCGGCATCCTCGCCGGCGGCATCGTCACCCTCATCATCTCCTCCGCCTTCCGCGCTGGGTTCCACGAGCCCGCCTACCAGGACGACCGCGTCGCCTCCACCGGCACCGAGGCCGACTTCGTCTGGCGCATCATCCTCATGCTCGGCGCCCTGCCGGCCCTGCTCACCTACTACTGGCGGATGAAGATGCCCGAGACGGCGCGCTACACTGCCCTCGTCGCCAAGAACGCcaagctcgccgccgccgacATGTCCAAGGTGCTGCAGGTGGAGCTGGAGGACGAGACGGAGAAGATGGACGAGATGGTGAGCCGCGGGGCCAATGACTTCGGCCTCTTCTCGCCGCAGTTCGCGCGGCGCCACGGCCTCCACCTGGTCGGCACGGCCACCACGTGGTTCCTGCTGGACATCGCCTTCTACAGCCAGAACCTGTTCCAGAAGGACATCTTCACGAGCATCAACTGGATCCCCAAGGCGCGCACCATGAGCGCCCTCGACGAGGTGTTCCGCATCTCCCGCGCGCAGACGCTCATCGCCCTCTGCGGCACCGTGCCCGGCTACTGGTTCACCGTATTCCTCATCGACGTCGTCGGCCGCTTCGCCATCCAGCTCATGGGCTTCTTCATGATGACCGTCTTCATGCTCGGCCTCGCCGTGCCCTACCACCACTGGACCACGCCCGGCAACCAGATCGGCTTCGTCGTCATGTACGCCTTCACCTTCTTCTTCGCCAACTTCGGGCCCAACGCCACCACCTTCGTCGTGCCCGCCGAGATCTTCCCCGCGAGGCTGCGGTCGACGTGCCATGGGATCTCCGCGGCCGCTGGGAAGGCCGGCGCCATGATCGGGGCGTTCGGGTTCCTCTACGCGGCGCAGGACCCGCACAAGCCGGACGCCGGGTACAGGCCCGGCATCGGCGTGCGCAACTCCCTCTTCGTGCTCGCGGGGGTCAACCTGCTGGGCTTCATGTTCACCTTCCTGGTGCCGGAGGCCAACGGGAAGTCGCTGGAGGAGATGTCCGGCGAGGCCCAGGACAACGAGGACCAGGCACGCGCCGCCGCCGTGCAGCCGTCCATGGCGTAG